TATAATACTTCTAAGCACTATAATAGATTTCTACATGCAATGGGGAGCAATGTATGCATAACATGTGTGATATTTTGTAAATTATGTTATAATAAGTGCCATGTAAAACTACAATCTAATGGACAACAATAAATGAGGGCGAACTTGTGTAAGATACAAGTATAGAAACCCAAATACAGTTATAGCGGAATATTTCTGTGATATTTTGGTGGAAGTGCATACGTTAGGCACCATTTGTATACCAATATCCACTGCTACTACATTGACCTTAATTGACAAGGTCTTGAAACATCAACAATGTCTGACTATACTATATAAAAGTTCTAAACTTATAAACCTTACCCTAAATTTTACGCTTGGAGGAAATAATATATGAGTTACTGGGACACAGCGGTCTGCGAAACAAACGGAATTAATATACACTACACAAGAACCGGTGGAAATAAACCTCCTTTAATTTTGCTACATGGATTAATGACTAATGGGGAATGTTGGACAGGTTTGGCACATGTTCTGGAGAAAGAATATGACGTAATCATGCCTGATGCCAGGGGACATGGCAATTCGAGTGTACCTGACTTTGGATATCGATACGAAGACCATGCAAACGATGTTGCCGGTTTAATAAATGTCCTAAGACTGCCTCCTCCAATCCTGCTCGGACATTCCATGGGAGGGATGACTGCAGCCGTGGTGGCAAGTCGTAAACCCAATCTACTTCGTGGCCTGGTATTAGCTGATCCAACGTTCTTGAGTCCCACAGTTCAGCGCGAAGTTCGTGATAGTGATGTCGCCGACCAGCATCGACGAATGCTCAATATGTCATTGGATGAAGTGGTGGCAGACGCGCGTAATAGACACCCTAATCGGTCAGGAGATATCCTTGAGTTGTTCGCTCGGGCACGACTTCAAACAAGCATGGCCGCCTTTGACGTTCTTACGCCACCGAACCCTGATTATAAGCTGTTAGTGAGTGAAATTGACGTTCCAAGCCTCATCGTATTTGGTGATAAAGGCGTGGTTTCGTCTGTTGTTGTCGAGGAAATGCAACTTCTTAATCCAAGACTCCAGGCAGAACAAATCCAGGAAGCTGGTCACAGTGTCCACTTAGACCAGCCAGAGCGCTTTGCGACTGTCGTCGGATCTTTCATACGTTCAATTGGAACAGTCATTGATTCATGAACATGCTAAACTTGAGTACTTTGGAAGATTGATGTGCATGATTAATATGAAAAGTTACTAAGTGTGATGTGGCTTAAGTTTTAGGTAAGATTATAGAAGCATATCCGTAATTGGATAAGCTTCTATTTTTATGGATTTATATTTATTTAAGTCTATAATTATTGCTGACATTCTTCTCTATTTCAACAATAAAATCCTTGCACATTTCATAAACCCTAGAGCCAACCCCTTCATCGAAAGCTAATAATCTATCAATTGAAAATTCGCTGCTCACAACCTTAGTCTTTTCTTTTTAGCTCTAAACTTTGCAACCCTGTCATTATTTAATTGTCTTGCCCTTTCCATTCCTTCAACATTTTGATGTTTATCCCAGTTTTTAATTTTAAAAATCTTATCCTGGGTGAGTTCTATCATTTCTAATTTTCTTAGCACTTTATAAGCTGCTTTTATTTCATCTACTAATTAACACCTTATCTTCCACCTTAAAATAAGGAAAGTCAGTATTGGGTTTATTAATTAATTCACTTATTTTCTCTTTACTGACATTTATAAGTTCTGCACATTCTATAACTGTAAGTGTCATTTTATTTGAAATATTATTTTTAAAAATATCATGAAGTTGATTAAATATTATCTCTTCTTCGCCCATCTATGGTCACCTCACATGCTATTTCAATTTCCCTTATGCTTTTTCCATAAATTTCACTTAGCTTTTCTATCTTTAGCATGTCCATTTTATATTTACCCTTCTCAATATTATTAAATTGAACTCTACTTATATCCAATTTTTCTGCAACTTTATATGCTTTTATTCCACTTTCCTCTCTCAATTGCTTTAAATTCATCCTCACTCCTCCTTTACTTAATTGTAAATTTATTCCATGAATATGTAAAGTATTTTTTTTAATTTTATTTTATTTTTGAAATATATTTTTCATTTTTGAAAAGTATATTGTTCTATTTATTCCATACATTTTATAATCCCTTTCATTAAATGCTATTTATCTGGTCATTTATTATGATAAATGTCAGTATTATTGATATTATATAAAATAAATAACCTTATTACCATTATTTAGAAATATGTAATTTACAAATTTGTAAAGTTGATTTATAATAAGGCATAAGAAACAAATTAATAAAATAATAAAATGTGTTAATGTATATGGGTAGCAGAGAATAAAATGTGTTTAGATTATAGATCATTATTAGTTAAACATGCTTAAAAAGTGCATCACAGTGCTATACTTTTTAACTAAATTTATTTCATATGGAAAATAGGCTAATATGTTGACTTGTTATTTTCTTGAATATGCCTAAATAAGGAGGGATATATATGTTTAATAATCGTTTAGAAAAGTATCGAAATGAGCT
The DNA window shown above is from Clostridium beijerinckii and carries:
- a CDS encoding alpha/beta hydrolase, whose product is MSYWDTAVCETNGINIHYTRTGGNKPPLILLHGLMTNGECWTGLAHVLEKEYDVIMPDARGHGNSSVPDFGYRYEDHANDVAGLINVLRLPPPILLGHSMGGMTAAVVASRKPNLLRGLVLADPTFLSPTVQREVRDSDVADQHRRMLNMSLDEVVADARNRHPNRSGDILELFARARLQTSMAAFDVLTPPNPDYKLLVSEIDVPSLIVFGDKGVVSSVVVEEMQLLNPRLQAEQIQEAGHSVHLDQPERFATVVGSFIRSIGTVIDS
- a CDS encoding excisionase, with protein sequence MGEEEIIFNQLHDIFKNNISNKMTLTVIECAELINVSKEKISELINKPNTDFPYFKVEDKVLISR
- a CDS encoding XRE family transcriptional regulator; this encodes MNLKQLREESGIKAYKVAEKLDISRVQFNNIEKGKYKMDMLKIEKLSEIYGKSIREIEIACEVTIDGRRRDNI